The genomic interval ATTTGTTACATTTTCATCACATGACCCCGTTCAATTTCTATTACTGGGAACcgtttcatcattttttctgtccgacaagttgtcagatctttccttgattttgattggctgagaagcactgtagCTATGgttactgtcggataaaatgggacttgtcggatacaACGTCCGACATGTCCTTTCACGAAACGATCCCCTTATATTGCGGTACCTCGAAATAAAGAAATGTCTGcataaattaaaaacaattaaaacaataTGATTATCTGGGTTAATGCCCTTTTATTCGTTATGTAACTAGTGCTTCATGATCTACAAGTATAAAACACCATGAGttaaaaattcaattatttgCATCACATACATTTACACACAACGTTGACTACCTGCACATAGAtataatttttgtcaatcaTTTATACAATTAAACATACTTCAAACCAAAGCGTTATCATCTGACTGGACACTGTCATTGAAATATGTCAAAGGCACGATATTTGAggcatttttcaaaaataaaattgacttCATTTTTAATAGGGATATCAGCAGTGCAAATCGAAATGATTGTGAGCAAATTGATAGGCATTATATTTgctttcattattataaatcaagatatatttacaaatttcaTATCGTCATCATTATGTTGTAGAGATATTCCATTCATTCTTAAAGTCAGACGTAACTTTACGAACGGTTTTCTGAAACAGTCCCCCTGCCGGTAAATTGGTATTGCGAATGCAGGGAATGATAatgatctgggccccgtcttacaaagagttatgattgatccaattaatcgtaagtctatggaaatccatcagtgtcattattttttctacaggaaatttgcaaaatgtcctttgtatcaAAGGCAAAcaaaccaaattgtcaagaaatcaatgaatttgaaaatacatCATCTCCAGAAATATTTGAACAAGCATGTATTTTTAGATGTaggcattgctggctttccatcgATGCAGGTGCATGATGGTACTGAAAATGACCCTCCCTAATATATTTGAAAGGTATCTTTAATATCTGCATTACGTCATACAACAAGATGTCATGTCAAACAGTTATAACAGATGACAGTTCGACAACCGGAACTGTTTGAAAAGTTCCATCGTAATAACATCACTTAAATCCATGTAGAACAATATATCACTTTAGGAGTCAGATATAGTGCAACGCTCGTGAGCATGCGCGGCGAATTCGTGAGATTTTTGGTCCATCCCGATTGTCGTCGCACATGCTCGTAAAGTAAAGCCtttacaaatatacaaacaaacagTTGATTTCTACCCGTTATTAGTCCAAGGCAATAATGGTATCTCGACAATTAAAATGGGTTCGTTAGATTAGGTGATTAATTTGCATCaaattttctaaaatatatGCTTTAATAGGCCGTCTTTCATTCTACTCTTCTAGCTGGTACTTGTTTCTTTCAATATCAAAggccaaattatttcaaattgtcCAACAAATACATGACAGAATAATCATAATTAATTAGGAAATGTTGaatcttcatattttcatgtaaaaaatgaaatgtaataaattcTCCGTCAGTCCACATTGATTTCTTTTGCTCATTATACCGTTGCTAAAGAGtacacataaaataataaacgaTTTGGAACTAATGTATGAGGCATTTTGTATGGTTAACACATCATCAACTGTGGGTACTGTGCGCAATGTCTTCGTGTTGTTTTTCCGATATCTTAACCTGATTTCGCTCAATTGAACTTCGACATTATATTCAGAGTCTTCTCACGTAGTATCCAGGCCAAAATGCACCTGGCCCTTAGAATTCACCTCTCTGAACGTTATCATTTTACAGGCCGAGGCTGCCATGATTAGACAGATCCCTGGTCGTGCCTATCTGCTCCTTCGCGATATGCTGTCTTTTCCTATTCGTCTTCAAGAAGTCTGTGATTCAGCGAGCGACCGCAACTCCGTCATCGTCACCATCGGAGCTAATTTGATCAAGGAATCCTTTTGCCTTGTGTAATTTGAAGATCACCTTGTCTCCAACCGTTAGTAAACCACAGGGATGATCCGTGAAGACGCAGGATGTACATCGACCCAGAACTGCTCCGAATTCACCGCATCCTTGATCGCATCCTCTCCTGTTGGCTCAGTGGTCAGTGGCAGAGATGTGTATGCTCGTACCAAACGCAGAAGAGTCTAGAGTTCGAAACTCATTCGATGCGCTCTTCAACACAATAGCCAACTTAAGCTTAACGTATTCATTGATTTCCAGTAATAAGAAACATATCGATATATACAAATGCCTACATATAAAGGTACAAATcgcaaaaaaaggaaatgttccTCGAATGCATTAATCCTTGCTAAAAAAATCTGGATTCCTTGATAATGACGCAAAGTTCCGACTGGCATGCCGTCTATGTCGGAGTAAGATAAGAGATGCAGAGATCAGAGGTTCGAACTTCGATGTCTTCGCATCGTTCAGCACCCGCTCATCCAGTGCCCTCGTTGCAATGCCCACTCGATGGGATTAAAGCTATATGTCCCCTTTCAGGTCCACCATATCCCATGTAAAACAAGAACTACACCATTAAGCAGTTAGGTAAATCAAATGGCCAATACGTCTTCTTGTTCATGAAACGTCCTTTGCATAGAGCCCGTTATTTCAGTGGCTCTTTCTTGGTGGAGTGGTTGTTTCCGCTGACAATGTGTGTCATCTGTTTGTTGGAGATGATCCTGCGGAGAAATTGGGCTGGTTGGTCGATATCTGTGAAGCGACATTGGATGATGCATCGGATAACATCTGCaacgataatgataaaaaaataaagacaatgaaaattaattaatgctcaccctgattttgattttaaagatATCATTGATTGCATCTGGGTCGGAATTGTAATGACGATGAATTTCCTCAACAGCATGCATGGTCAAGAAAAGAGTATGGATATGCATGTACTCTCTTATATGCATGTGTGGGGATACAATCGGcagcgtacagatgggggatttgggcgccccccccccccacgaccaattaaaagaaaaggaaaggaaagagagaagggtgaatttttgatattatattctgaatatttttatgtaaaaatatatcacaaaaaatgattttttgtaataaaaatgtcctttctttaaataaattttgcccgatacgccatatctggccccctcaaagtTGTTGGCTTAGTACGCCACTGGATACATTCTTTTGTAAACGTGTGTTGATTAGATATTATCAtgtatgaaggggggggggggggtcgactTGTTATGTAAAGCATGGCATCACGCGTTCAAATAAAATTGTCAATTACCTGTGAATAAAATCATGACGTATAAGATttaaattttttgttatttaaacaatatttcaatagggTGCCCTTTCAGCAAAAGCTGGTATCAAAAGGGGCCCTAAAAGCATAAAagcataaaaattaaaataaaagattCGATTAGCGATGCTAAGGAATCAATCATCTCATAATAGTCATAGGATTGGACATTAAACTTgtcaataaaaatcaattatcTTTGACATGATTGATGCTAAAAACATGGTCAATTAAGTCATAACAGTGTTCTCAATGAGTCATGGGAGTTTAACCTACATCGTTAATGATCTATAACCCGAAAAATTGTTTCGTCACGGGGAATTGCAGGGGATTACAGCTAGAAATGACCCCTATCGAAATGTTGCTTCAGGAAATTTTGTCTGGTTCATAAGGTCCGAGAGGGGGACACGAGGGACCCGAAGGGGTCTCGAGGCAGAAGAGAGCTAGAGAGGGGTCATGGCTGAAGTGATATTGAGATGACCACCTCTAGAGTCTAAGAATTGTTCTTGAAAAACACCTAATTAGTCAAGACTTTTATCTATGAAGCGCAATTCCTCTTTCGTTTGGACTACAAGGAGGGGCATCCGATTGTTCCGATCTCCGAATGAAGTACAATTccttcatttgattttaaatacAAGGAATGGTATCTtattttcttgaagaaaaatcattgttttaccTCCGATCTATTTGAGGAATACCCCAACTCGATCATGCCGGTGAACGCACATGCCCCTTTTTATCTCGAAGCGAGAGAGCGAAGCAATATCTGATTGTGGgaggtaataataatttatgTTGGTCTGATTAGCCCTCTGTAGATTCTGATAGCTCAGATGATGACCATATCAACAGAATTTTTGCCAAATTGGCTTTGGGGTCGCGAATAACCTAAATAAATTTAGATTCCTCTTTTGATTCAAGAACTTCTTCTGCCTGGCTAATCAGAATTTGTTTTAGTTAACGATAAAAAGGAAACGTCAAACAGTGAGACAAATGGAAATGGCACTTTTCGGAAATAAGTCTGATTGCAGGGTGACTGCAATGAATAAGTGTGTTTTgtcttgctttgaaatcaatACTAAATGGAACTAACTAATTAAGTGGATGGGAGTGGCGAGGAGTGTTCTTAAGACTCTTGTCTTTTCTTCTGTTACCGAGATGatacaaatcaaaacaaaacgaATTTCATACTTCGCCAAGATATATCCAGGGCAAGGAGTTTCCCAGGCCGTTATGGTCAAGATTTCAGAGTGGACCCTCCTTTTTTGCAAACTAAAACAGAGCATTTTTTAGCAGACAGCAACCATCTCATCCTTCTTTACTTCCCCTATGCGTCTTCCAATATTGGGATTTCCTTACAAGACGTTGACCCTTTATACACTCTCTGTGACCTGACGCACTATGATGCGTTCGCACTGTGCTGGCATTCGGGAATTCTCAAACCGatttgacaattttgtttcaagtACGTGTAGCGCATCCCTATGATCCAGTCACACCACGAAGCCGACTCCATACCGATTATCTCCAATGacatatcatcggtcggtttgtaGTCGGGGTTACTGGTCAGGTGTGACTGCGTCATCATTATTCTTGGCTCGCTTTGGCCTCTAACATGTCTAAGTTGGAGAAAGTATACAGCGTGCTCCCACTGCGGGTTGCACAGACACTGTGACACTTAGGATTCATTATTGAATCACTTGGAAATAGGGAGGTTGGCACGTTTCCACTGCTTGGTGTGCAGCCGTGTGACGCATCTTCTGCTGGTGCATGATGATGCCATACAGCctcaccaacgaaaccgactccaaaccgattgATGGTATGACACTGGTAACAACGTACAAAACTCTGGTCGGTCTCGAGTCGGTTTCGCCTGTGTGACCGGCCATAAACTGTAAGTACCGAGGTATCCGTTTCAAGGCGGATACACGGGTACACCTGCACGCGCAGACCACTAGTTGTAAACTTTCTCAGACATTCtggattaaaagaaaatgtaaacatGCTTCCTTACTCAAGACCGTCGACATCTTAGATGAACTGATATAcaccctttccttccccttcaAACGCCCGCTGTATTCTTTGTATCATTTTCCATaatcaattgtttatttttttttcttgttcaccTCTAAATAATACTGCTgacatcattttaaaaatcgtATACTGATTCGTTTTGGTGATGTGTTGTTCTTTTTGTTTTAAGTAGGCGGTCACAAATCACACCCTATCCTATTGCATGAAACaatctttctcctttcttctcgatgtgtttgtttgtttgaaaaCAACCATCGACGAAAGATGTCGAGTGATTGACAAACAATCAtaatattttagatatcaagTACAGAGTCGTGGTCAGACCTTATTTGTATGACATCGAACATCTGCATTTTTCAAACGTGGGCAGCGTTATGAATCAAAATACCCAGAAGGGATGCATTCAAACTTGACTTCGTTGTACCCCCTTCTCATTTCCCACGCGAGCTCTGACGTCTAATTGGTATCCCGTATGGTATCGTTTGTTcatggtacatgtagatataagGCTAATAAAAAACGAAAGTTTCTAATAATCATTTTGTGGTTCCTTCATATAACCATGGGATTCCCTAGTGTCTGTAatgatttaatttgatattgattcacATTCATTACCCTAATaagaaatatgtaaataaacaaAGAAGGGGTCAACGTTTTGTCGAAAAGTTGAGATTTCCTCAATCCGTTGCGATAGCAGGTCAAAAGACTTTTTTTCGAATAACAAGTTATAATACCCTGAATACACAAATtccttggtaaaaaaaatcagtatattaactattattcaaaattatttttgactGGCTGGTCGAGAAAATAATGACGTATGTGTCTTATCTTGGGCATCATaaggacttaaaaaaaatattgatatcgcCTGACACCTTTCCTTTGTCCAACAATACAACCTTGCTTTGATTGTACATGTCTGTGGTAAACTGGTAAGTATTATCTATCATATCGTGTTAATAACCTAAACCACTACCGGAGTTGTAACCTCTATACTACCTGCGTTCCGTTCATGACCAGAGGTTATTACTTATCTTTGATGAGTAAGAGTGAGTGGGCTGGGTTATAAAGCGTACtctaaaaatgaataatgaatatagTCCACTTGACTACATTGTTATTTCGATTATTTAGATCATTTTGGattatttcgaggaataatttGATTCTGAATCGTTACGActtcttttttattgatttattaaaccaaactttattttttcaactttACTTCAATTTGTCgattctttatcatgtttatgacaCAGGGAGACGTAAATGGGTATATGTTGCCTTGTTGAATCGTTGGATCTCATCATAACAAAAACATGTTTGGAATCATAAGTTGATTCAAAGCTTGTGAACGATTTTTAACAATCAATTTACTATGATCATTAAAAATATGAGTGGAATGTGATCATCTTCATTTTGGCAATATCATTATCTctcataattgaaaaaaaaagaaccattttaaaaatatttttctaaatgcaaaagaaaaacgggaaaacaaattttatagaaGGAGAGCGCAAGAACGTACAATGTATTTGAAAGGTTAAGCAAAAGTAGAACCCGGTTTACCAGAAATTATAAAAACTCGTTGTCTTGAAACGGTTGTAAACAAGACAACAATGCTAACGGACGGAAGGATGTGGGATTAAtgttgtttgtatttttgtctttaaaagtAGAAAGGAAATGTTGGAGGAGGAAAACAAGTCAGTTCGTTCATAGTTTTTAATCTTATCCAAGATGAAATAGTAATCAGATACAGGAAatgaatgtaggcctacaaccAGGAGAGAATTAGAAcactttattgatttttaatcataatcataaactCCATGATAAAGTGCAGATtttaaaagtaggcctatatcttaaCGCTACTACGGACTGCAATTTCCCAATTCAATTTTCATGCACTTTAGagtctgaattgaaaaaaatgattttattgattGTCCAATCACATATTAgctcaaaattgaaaaaaggataaatttttatattttagtagTACTTCTGAAGAATTTTCAGTTTTTCACTCAACCCAAAATGAAAATGGGGTAAGTGGGATAGCTGTTGACTTTTCTGAGAACCACCGGGTAATTTCAACAAAGCTATCTTATGAAAACGATCACTCAAATGCTGGCTTAAAGTAGTCTAATCAAAATACTTCATATCTCAAAAATCTTCTTAATAATCATACATATTCTGAGGATCAAATCAACAATCCTCTGTGCTTTATAGTTTCGTTGCACTTTTAAGACGTCATTTTGGCCAAGCCAGATTAGATTACCGTGTAAGGGGGTTTACACCTGGGGGTAAGACCAAGGCAGGAGTAAACTTGTTTCTTGATTAGTTGCGGTTTACTAACAACGGGGTTCAGCACGAAGTACACACTCTCAGTTCAAGGGCTTTAGTTATTGAATTCTTAATGAACGTGGCAagcatttctttctctctcctcttaCTTCTATTTTGTTAGCATTGACATTTTGATTGATGGTGACAGGTTGgtgtaattatgattataattgtttaattcaaTCCATGTATTTGCGAAACGATGATTGTTTTGAATTAGACCACTTCGTCTACCTAAATGAAATAAGGAATGCAAAGTGCTACCATTAACTATTCCTGAAATGCCAAAACGTGGTTAAAGAATATTGTTAACATTATTTGTTATACCACAGAAGCTCTTTAAGTTCATTTTCCTTCAAACTTTGTTCATTTAGTGAGTGATTTATCAGGAGAAAAGAATGTAATTTTATGTCAATTTCCGTGTTCTTTTTTCCAACTTTGACAAAATTATACGTTTTAGTATACTATGAAGTTTCAGGAAATGGCTCTGATTCGAATGAGTTTATATTGCAgccattgataatgatattctgCCTTCTGATAATCAGAAATCAATTTGAGTGGTTTAAAATTTTTCATTACATCAAGGCAGGGGCGCGGGCGGTACCAGAGGGGGGAGCAGGGGGCGACCGCCCCTGCCCTATAaattttcaagtagtgaaaacaaaagtaataaaggagaaaatgaaaagaggggGAATTAGGAAGAAAGGAGGAAGAAGATAATCAAATGGAGATGTCTTGATCACGAAACTCTATCACTGAAATTAAACTGAGAAAAATATGACACCATCTCTAGGTCATCTTGTCCTCCCCCCTCCACCAATTAAAATATCCTTGCGCAATCCCTGGATCAAACCTGTTTTATGAAGCTATTGTTTCAAATTTCGGCACAATGCTTAAACTTAATATGATAATCATCCGTAAACTCTATCTCGAATTCATAAAACATGTGGGTTATATTCGAAAAGAGTTCAAGTTAAAGAAAATGACTCCATTGCATTATTGTTTAGCCTGTATGTTTTGATAAAGTGTAGAATAGCTTCCTCGATCAGTTTTCCCGGAAACAGTTGATTGGATATTCAGGTATATGGGCAGTGTGGATAGAAGCGTGTTAAGTTGAAATaagttgaaattacattgcACCCAGAAAAAAACCAAACCTGAAATTATATGttatataatacatttttgCTTAGATCATCAACAATTTTACTTAAAGCATAAGAATAATAGCTCAGTTAAAATAATTTGGAGAGATTATTTTAAGCAAGTTATGACTTATTATTTCACTAGTTTGGATTTCTTATTATAAAGGGCAGAAAACAAGAATTACCCGCCAGATTATTTTTGATACGCTCTCCTCAACACCTCCTCAAGTTATTTTACTGACTTATgcataaaatatgtttaataAGTTGCAACATTTGGAATGGGATTCAAAGCTATTCAAAGCTCGATATGCCATTTATTGATTAGCAtgataaaacatggaaaattctcggttctttttttttgcggTTTTTCTTGGAAACAGTGTAAAATAGATTGATTCAAATGATTGAAACTCTTGAGCCTTTATATAGATTCGTACCAATAATGTGTAGTATATTGGGACAAATGATTATTTGCAATACACGATAAGTCGTCTTAATCATCGTAACCgtcgtcatcgtcgtcgtcttcgtcatcatcattaatataatttttaattcTATATTAACCTATCCAATGTGATCTGTCTTGTTTCTCGTCTTTCCTCGTTATTTATCTATGTATCATGTTAACGTATatcttaaagggatcgtttaactttgtgagcagctgattaaaaaaattctcaaactgagttgaaacgtgcatatgagtgcctgtatttgtcctcaaaaaccctgaaacggACCACAAtttaggatgaaaaactctaatttagatacaagtagcaatttattagcctgattttgagaaccgtctagtagacgggttcagcttatgaccagttttctccaattccaaaagtccgttggctattttgactagtaggtcatgctgtgttcatctaaaattaatgtgttgtggtgcacagattccctgtatacacatagtcattgaaaccaactcccaattattttcaaactttggtttacatctccaaggttttaaaattgatcctgtaaatataatactttgaaacttttgggatggtatttttacactataagcctaatgtttagcccattttcaggaaccaaaaggagattttttttaaatcagaacaaagtgaaatgatcactttaaggctaccttacgactggtccgcgatctgattttggaacaaatcgcattttgctcttttttctgAGAATGTGAATTGAAAAGTAtcttttttatttgaggttcatattaactgaaagaatacTTATATAACAAgtttggatgattgcaagcctttattttggagtaatggccaaattagtttcaaatcgtagccaatcgtacgattgctatgacTTCATTACGACAAGATATTGGATTCGCTTTTATTCCATGTATTCtgataaggatgatagcatgatatgccatgtctcaatattagaATAAAATTCTACTACGCTTTACTCCAAAATTGGGTCGCAAAGCAATCACAAGGTGTGCGATGGCTTTAACACACTTTTGTTTTAATCAGTGGCCAATAAAAGTTAAAAATATTCAATCGATTTTGTTGAGATTATAGGATGTTGCcgataatgaaatacaattatTACGAATGAACAACGTATGATATCAATGAAACTTACTTTTAAAATGAGGATGTTTTGTAGCATAGATGAACGGATTGACGCAGCTCCCTAAGAGATAGATAGCTCCAGCATAAGGCACGATGTGGTCACTCCCTGGGATCATCAACGAAACACTGTACGGAGTCAAGCAAAGAAAGAAAGCGATCACGACATAGAAGAGATTCCTTGTGATCTCAAGCTGTCGTCTGCTAAAATGCTGCTTGGTTTGTCTCCTGTTTAAGTCCTGGAAAAACTTCTCCCCCTTCTCCGCCGACTCGGACGTACGGGACATGGGCGGCGACGTCGCAACGGCGTCGGATGGCGTCTTTGGCGGAAACGACGACGATGAGGGTTCCGAAGACGACATCGTCTTCATGTGACGTTTCACGTAGGCGAATATTTTGCAGTAgcagacgatgatgatgacgagagGGCCGGGGTAGAAGATGGTTGCAAGCATCATGTCGTAGATGCTGGCGTTGTCGGTGTGCTTTGGACCGCATCTAGTGTACTTCTCATCGAATCCGATCTCACCGATAGAAAACAAGGGCGGGAAGACGGTGAAGACTGTCGGTACGATCCACGTAAGGAGAGTCGTGAAGACCAGGTTACGGGTTCGATAGAAGCTACGGTAGCGATGACTGGGTTGGGTGACGAGGAAAAGGCGATTGAGAGCGATGGCGGCCAAGGTAAATATACTGCACCCAGACGATATGATGCTGCTTGCCGCTGCGATCGAACACGTCCATTCGGCGAGCGGATACGTCTCCGTACTCAACACGGCGATGACATGGAAAGGCATGAGAATGCACGTGAACATATCGGCAATACTAAGGTTGACGACGTAAACATTGGTCGCTGTCCGTAGCTTCCTTGAGAGTGCCACACCGGTGATGACGAGGCCGTTCCCTAGGAGACCGACGACGGCAATGAGAGCCGACATCATAGCAAGAAAAATCCGCTCCGTATAATGAAGAGGACTTTCATAATCGTACGGTGCTTCCGTGATGACAAAGTCCGTTTCATTCATGTTGACGAAGTCCTGTGATTTAGGGTCGATGAAGTTATAAGAAATAAGTTTACTTTATGGTAGTGTAAGAGAATCCCAACAAATTTCCAATCTTAAAGCCAAACCTCTAACGAGGAGAGTATAAATCAGGACAacgacaatgaaaaaaaaatcaatgtccgCGATTATTGTATTCAGATGTCTATCCTATAGTCTATCCCAAACATATCCTGATTGCGTTGACCTTTGTGATGTATGCGATGATCAAAGTCACAGTCGTAATTGTTATTCAGGTCAAAACATGGTCACTAGACATTTATTGTAAGAATCATCCATGGTAAATACTAATAACTCAAAACCTTAAAGATCAATCTCTTCGTCTCTCATAAGAAAACAAATGTTCTAATTATTATTGCTGCAGCCTCAAGTGTATCAAGGAAGAAGATGTTTACTTAATCTCAACATTTGAGTACGTGAT from Lytechinus pictus isolate F3 Inbred chromosome 2, Lp3.0, whole genome shotgun sequence carries:
- the LOC129254073 gene encoding alpha-1A adrenergic receptor-like translates to MNETDFVITEAPYDYESPLHYTERIFLAMMSALIAVVGLLGNGLVITGVALSRKLRTATNVYVVNLSIADMFTCILMPFHVIAVLSTETYPLAEWTCSIAAASSIISSGCSIFTLAAIALNRLFLVTQPSHRYRSFYRTRNLVFTTLLTWIVPTVFTVFPPLFSIGEIGFDEKYTRCGPKHTDNASIYDMMLATIFYPGPLVIIIVCYCKIFAYVKRHMKTMSSSEPSSSSFPPKTPSDAVATSPPMSRTSESAEKGEKFFQDLNRRQTKQHFSRRQLEITRNLFYVVIAFFLCLTPYSVSLMIPGSDHIVPYAGAIYLLGSCVNPFIYATKHPHFKNVIRCIIQCRFTDIDQPAQFLRRIISNKQMTHIVSGNNHSTKKEPLK